In the Prochlorococcus marinus CUG1438 genome, ATCAAGGAAAAAACTGTTAAAGAAAATAAAATTGATATACAACTCTTACAAGTTAAATCACCATATGGGGCATGTAAAGCCACTAATTCTAAATTCATAGTTTGTGTATAAGCAGTCCTAATAGGTTCAATCGCAAAAGTTAATGGATTTAATGAAGCTAACCATCCAAGCCAATTTGGCATGAAAGAGATTGGAGCTAAGGCGGTGCTTGCAAAAAGAAGAGGTAAATTTATCACAAATATAAGAGCGATTAATTCAATATGTCCGGGCAAAACAAACGCTAAACATAAACTTATTGATGTCACAAAAAGAACTAATAGAATTAGTGTTGTAAACACAATTCCTAAACCATATAAGTTGGGCCATCCATATCCCAAAGTGTATGAAACAACCATTATGACAATACTCTGAACAAAGCTCAGGATTGTTATGTAAAAAAAAGAAGATAAAACTATAGATAATCTACTGGTTAAAGGAGCCACAAGTAATCTATTAAGGAATCCAAACTCTCTATCAAACATTAAAGGAAGACCAGAATTTAGGGCTCCGCTAAAAGCAGTAAAAACAATAAGCCCTGCTCCTAAAAAATTCCCATAAGAATCAACTCCTGGTAAAAAACCTTCAGGAGCTTTAGAGAATAATGCCCCAAATAAAAAAAGCCAAATTATAGGTTGTAAGATTCCAGCTAAAAGAGTTGATGGTCTTCTTTTTAATTGAATAAATAATCTCTTTGTTAAGGCAAATGTTTCTTGATATAAAAAAAATAAATTATATTTTTGTAATTCCATAATTAGCAGTAATTAATTCTCATTATAGTTAGTTAACCAAAATTTTTTTTATCGCATTGATTGCTTTGATTCTTTTTTAAGGTCTCTTTTCCCTGCCATAGAAATTTCGGCATCCAATAATGTTTTCCCCGTTGCCTGAAGATATACATCATCTAAGCTGGGCTGACTTTGGGTAAGAGAAAAAATTTCAAACTTTGAAAAGGCCAATTCCACTTTGAGCTTCGTAAGTAAATCTTTTTCCTTATCTGCTACAAAATTTATCGAGAAACCTTGAGCTTCATTTATGATAATCTGACTAATTCCATCTATTGAAGATAAAATTTGGCATATATTTTTTGCTTCTTCCTGATTACTAAATTCTCTTACTTTCAAAGTTACTCTATCTCCTCCTAATTTATTTTTCAGTTCCGTAGGAGCCCCTTGTGCTATAACTCTTCCATCATCAATTATCACTAATTTATCTGCCAATTTATCTATTTCATCAAGATAGTGACTGCTCAAAATAATAGTCATTCCATTATTTCTCAAATCTTTCAAAAGTTGCCATATGATATTTCTACTTTCAATATCTAAACCAACTGTAGGTTCATCCAATATTAATACTTGGGGTAAATGTAATAATCCAGCTGCAAGATCTATTCTTCTTTTCATTCCCCCTGAATAATTTCCGCACTTACGATCAATCCAATCATTCATTTCTAATTGATCTATTAATTTATTTATTCTTTCAAATTTTTTGTTTTTGTTGATGTGATATAGATCTGCTTGAAAATCCAAAAGCTCTCTTCCAGTTAATATTTTATCAAGTGCAATGTCCTGGGCAACATAACCAATTAATTCTCTAATTTTCCTTGAATTTTTTATCAGATTAATATTATTTATTAAAACTTCTCCACTATCAGGCTCTATTAAAGTAGCGAGTATTTTTATAAGTGTTGATTTGCCAGCACCATTTGGACCTAGTATTCCGAATAATGTTCCAGCTTCAATTTCCATTGATAAATTTTTTAAAGCCTTGATTTCTGAATAAGATTTTGAGAGCCCTTTAACTTTTATATAATTCATCAAACTTACTATTTCTTATAAAACATTTTACATCTAATTTAATTACTAAGCAGGGATACTATAGATAAAAATATTTGCATAGATTGCTGCTCAAATTCTACGGATAGTTGGGTTCTGGAAATTAATAACAAAAGACAAATACCAAACATATAGAGAATAGACCACCTAAAAAGAGACTTTGCTCTTGAAAGATCATCAGGAGATTTCTTTAATTCATTTATTAATTGCAAAAGTCTTCCATTAAATGGCAATAACATAATTCCGTATAAGAGACCCCCTTCAGGTAAAGCGAAGATTCCCATAATACTCATCAAAACTGTTGCCCATCCGTAACGAGAAATCGCTTTAGCAGTAAAAACAGATCCCTTAACAGAAGGAAGCATAGGAATACCAACAGATGCGTAATCGTCCTTCAATAAAATTGCAAGTGCCCAAAAATGAGCTGGAGTCCATAACATTACTAAACCAAACAACCACCAACCACTTAGGCCTACATGCCCTGTGGCAGCAGATGCACCAACTAAAGGTGGTATCGCGCCAGCAACTCCTCCGAAAACAATATTTTTGGTTGTACGAGGTTTCAAAATAACTGTATATAAAATTACATAGCTAAATAGACCTAGAAGAGTTAATCCAGCAGCCAAATAATTTACACCACTTACTAAAAGCA is a window encoding:
- a CDS encoding protoheme IX farnesyltransferase encodes the protein MNSSNLENLKYKSSIRDEVVPSRKRLTLPPWLEVAKPRLIPLLLATTLGGMALTEEWPLSSPKLICTLGGGALAAAAAGALNCLWEMELDKRMTRTSKRALPAGKLSSETVFLAAVSCTLAASMLLVSGVNYLAAGLTLLGLFSYVILYTVILKPRTTKNIVFGGVAGAIPPLVGASAATGHVGLSGWWLFGLVMLWTPAHFWALAILLKDDYASVGIPMLPSVKGSVFTAKAISRYGWATVLMSIMGIFALPEGGLLYGIMLLPFNGRLLQLINELKKSPDDLSRAKSLFRWSILYMFGICLLLLISRTQLSVEFEQQSMQIFLSIVSLLSN
- a CDS encoding ABC transporter ATP-binding protein, translating into MNYIKVKGLSKSYSEIKALKNLSMEIEAGTLFGILGPNGAGKSTLIKILATLIEPDSGEVLINNINLIKNSRKIRELIGYVAQDIALDKILTGRELLDFQADLYHINKNKKFERINKLIDQLEMNDWIDRKCGNYSGGMKRRIDLAAGLLHLPQVLILDEPTVGLDIESRNIIWQLLKDLRNNGMTIILSSHYLDEIDKLADKLVIIDDGRVIAQGAPTELKNKLGGDRVTLKVREFSNQEEAKNICQILSSIDGISQIIINEAQGFSINFVADKEKDLLTKLKVELAFSKFEIFSLTQSQPSLDDVYLQATGKTLLDAEISMAGKRDLKKESKQSMR
- a CDS encoding ABC transporter permease, which translates into the protein MELQKYNLFFLYQETFALTKRLFIQLKRRPSTLLAGILQPIIWLFLFGALFSKAPEGFLPGVDSYGNFLGAGLIVFTAFSGALNSGLPLMFDREFGFLNRLLVAPLTSRLSIVLSSFFYITILSFVQSIVIMVVSYTLGYGWPNLYGLGIVFTTLILLVLFVTSISLCLAFVLPGHIELIALIFVINLPLLFASTALAPISFMPNWLGWLASLNPLTFAIEPIRTAYTQTMNLELVALHAPYGDLTCKSCISILFSLTVFSLIIIRPLLNRKLN